From the Leptotrichia sp. oral taxon 221 genome, one window contains:
- a CDS encoding aconitate hydratase, with protein MGMSLTYKILKKNLLKGELKAGNEIAVRVNQTLTQDSTGTMAYLQLNAMNVDKVATEISVAYVDHNMLQSSFENADDHEFIKTSAEKHNIVFSKPGNGICHRLHLERFGKPGKILIGSDSHTPTGGGLGMLAIGAGGLDVAIGMARGLYYLKVPKVYNIELRGKLQPWVSAKDIILYVLKELTVKGGVGFVMEYTGEGIKSLSVEDRATITNMGAELGATTSIFPSDENTKTFLEKQSRGEDFVELLPDEDAVYDEKLVVNLDELVPLAAFPHSPDNVHEIPKDKKLKVDQIAIGSCTNSSYSDFMKLAAILDGKKVHPDVSLVLSPGSSNIMKMISENGALAKFIAAGARLLEAACGPCIGMGQAPKTDGISLRTFNRNFKGRCGTMSAGVYLVSTETAAASAITGYLTDPRELGAEIIIDEPEKFEVSDNYFIFPNPNEDEAKKEREAVKIVMGPNIKPFPIGEELKDSFTKKVILKTGDNITTDDICPSNAALLPFRSNIPKLSEHCFETIIPDFKERAEKNDGGIVVGGENYGQGSSREHAALLPLYLGIKAVIAKSFARIHKANLINSGIIPLEFENVEDYNNIDEYDELQLSDIPNSLINGRFIVKNLTKNIEFPAKFNGSERELKILKFGGYLKFATSDEFLS; from the coding sequence ATGGGTATGAGTTTAACGTACAAGATTTTGAAAAAAAATCTTCTAAAAGGAGAATTAAAAGCAGGTAACGAAATCGCCGTAAGAGTTAATCAAACACTTACACAAGATTCCACGGGAACGATGGCGTATTTACAACTAAATGCAATGAATGTTGACAAAGTAGCAACGGAAATTTCTGTGGCTTATGTCGATCACAATATGTTACAATCAAGTTTTGAAAATGCAGATGATCATGAATTTATTAAAACATCAGCTGAAAAGCATAATATTGTTTTTTCAAAACCTGGAAATGGGATTTGTCATAGATTGCATTTGGAAAGATTTGGTAAACCAGGAAAAATATTGATTGGTTCAGACAGCCACACACCTACTGGTGGAGGTCTTGGAATGCTTGCAATTGGAGCAGGTGGACTTGATGTTGCAATTGGTATGGCAAGAGGACTTTATTATTTAAAAGTTCCAAAAGTTTATAACATCGAGCTTAGAGGGAAATTACAACCTTGGGTATCAGCTAAGGATATAATTTTGTATGTTTTAAAAGAATTGACAGTAAAAGGTGGAGTTGGATTTGTAATGGAATATACTGGAGAAGGTATAAAATCACTATCTGTTGAGGATAGAGCCACTATTACAAATATGGGAGCTGAATTAGGAGCTACAACTTCAATTTTCCCAAGTGATGAAAATACAAAGACTTTCTTGGAAAAACAATCACGTGGAGAAGATTTTGTAGAATTATTGCCTGATGAAGATGCAGTTTATGATGAAAAATTAGTTGTTAATTTGGATGAATTAGTGCCACTTGCAGCTTTTCCTCATAGTCCTGATAATGTGCATGAAATTCCAAAAGACAAAAAATTGAAAGTTGATCAAATTGCAATTGGTTCATGTACAAATTCATCTTATTCAGATTTTATGAAACTTGCAGCAATTTTAGATGGGAAAAAAGTTCACCCAGATGTGAGTCTTGTTTTATCGCCAGGTTCAAGTAATATTATGAAAATGATTTCAGAAAATGGAGCATTGGCTAAATTTATAGCAGCTGGTGCGAGATTACTAGAAGCTGCATGTGGACCTTGTATCGGAATGGGACAAGCACCAAAAACAGATGGAATCTCACTTAGAACATTTAACAGAAACTTCAAGGGAAGATGTGGAACAATGAGTGCTGGAGTTTACTTAGTTAGTACAGAAACAGCTGCTGCATCAGCAATTACAGGATATTTAACAGATCCAAGAGAATTGGGAGCAGAAATTATTATTGATGAGCCAGAAAAATTTGAAGTTTCAGATAATTATTTCATTTTCCCAAATCCTAATGAAGATGAAGCGAAAAAAGAAAGAGAAGCTGTAAAAATTGTTATGGGGCCTAATATTAAGCCATTCCCAATTGGAGAAGAATTAAAAGACAGCTTTACTAAAAAAGTTATTTTAAAAACAGGAGATAATATTACAACAGATGATATTTGTCCATCGAATGCTGCATTATTGCCATTCCGTTCAAATATTCCTAAATTATCTGAGCACTGTTTTGAAACAATTATTCCAGATTTCAAAGAAAGAGCTGAAAAAAATGATGGTGGAATTGTTGTCGGTGGAGAAAATTATGGACAAGGTTCTAGCCGTGAACATGCTGCGTTATTACCACTTTATCTTGGTATAAAAGCTGTTATTGCAAAATCATTTGCAAGAATTCACAAAGCAAACTTGATTAACAGTGGAATTATACCATTAGAATTTGAAAATGTAGAAGATTACAACAATATAGATGAATATGACGAATTACAATTATCAGATATTCCAAATTCATTGATAAATGGAAGATTTATTGTTAAAAATCTTACTAAAAATATCGAATTTCCTGCTAAATTCAATGGTTCAGAAAGAGAACTTAAAATCTTAAAATTTGGTGGATATTTGAAATTCGCTACAAGTGATGAATTTTTGAGTTAA
- a CDS encoding isocitrate/isopropylmalate dehydrogenase family protein has translation MKKITLIPGDGIGYEISESLVKIFDAAKVPVEFETENAGSDVYEKTGELIPESLYESVERNKIAIKGPITTPIGKGFRSINVYLRKKYDLYTNFRPSRNLPGIETRYDNIDLAIFRENTEGIYIGEEKYENEEKTSAIAVKRITRKGSERIIKSAFEYAKNNGISKVTVVHKANILKFTDGMFLDIAREISKEYENIELEELIIDNMCMQLVTNPERFKVIVTMNLYGDILSDLVAGLVGGLGVAPGANIGDDIAIFEAVHGSAPDIAGQNKANPLALLLSSIEMLKYLKLNDFAKNIEKAILKTLTDGCKTADLGGNATTTEFTDKIIENLK, from the coding sequence ATGAAAAAAATTACATTAATACCTGGAGATGGAATTGGATATGAAATCTCTGAAAGTTTAGTAAAAATCTTTGATGCAGCGAAAGTTCCTGTGGAATTTGAAACTGAAAATGCTGGATCGGATGTTTATGAAAAAACTGGAGAACTTATACCAGAAAGTCTTTATGAAAGCGTTGAAAGAAACAAAATTGCAATAAAGGGGCCTATTACTACACCAATTGGAAAAGGTTTTAGAAGTATAAATGTGTATCTTAGAAAAAAATATGATTTATATACAAATTTTAGACCTTCTAGAAATTTGCCTGGAATTGAAACTCGATATGATAATATTGATTTGGCTATTTTCCGTGAAAATACTGAAGGAATCTATATTGGTGAAGAAAAATATGAAAATGAAGAAAAAACTAGTGCAATTGCTGTGAAAAGAATTACGAGAAAAGGAAGCGAAAGAATTATTAAAAGTGCTTTTGAATATGCAAAGAATAATGGAATTTCGAAAGTTACAGTTGTTCATAAAGCAAATATTTTAAAATTCACTGATGGAATGTTTTTGGATATTGCAAGAGAAATTTCAAAAGAATATGAAAATATTGAGCTAGAAGAACTTATTATTGACAATATGTGTATGCAACTTGTTACAAATCCTGAAAGATTCAAAGTAATTGTTACAATGAATTTATATGGAGATATTTTATCTGATTTAGTAGCTGGACTTGTTGGAGGACTTGGAGTTGCACCTGGGGCTAATATTGGAGATGATATCGCTATTTTTGAGGCAGTACATGGATCAGCACCAGACATTGCAGGACAAAATAAAGCAAATCCGCTTGCATTGCTACTTTCTTCAATCGAAATGTTAAAATATTTAAAACTTAATGATTTTGCTAAAAATATTGAAAAAGCTATTTTAAAAACATTAACTGACGGTTGTAAAACAGCAGATTTAGGTGGAAATGCTACAACTACTGAATTTACAGATAAAATTATTGAAAATCTGAAATAA
- a CDS encoding NAD(P)H-hydrate dehydratase — MLLGGNETTKKIDSFAINELKIPSIVLMENAAISFVKHIDENEDNFLIICGKGNNGGDGYAIARQLFSKGKKVKIFCISDENMSNDCFVNYEICKNSGIEIFYNLEELEKLFVECDVVIEGIFGTGLNSEIRGVYKDVILKINENCKKKKVYSIDIPSGINGDTGDIMGISVNADVTISFVTYKKGFLNPVAKKYLGEVIVENIGLNEGNIIQLVNEYYLTGEMIKSFHVERDENSHKGDFGKVLIYAGSSGFYGAGNLVTKSCVRSGTGLTTLITDKNNFSLNVFVPEAMSFPINFENIEESFEKLENEILNSDVIAIGPGIGKKQKSLEILKKLISIEKNKKGNKIRLVLDADALNLLSENQELFEKIQNRSILTPHIIEFSRLTGFSSNEILENRFQKAVDFAKKYKIVLLLKGKNTIVTDGEQLFVNSTGNSHMANGGMGDCLTGIIASFAGQKYDLLHSALIGAYLHGFIGDKLLKEQYVVNATHIIEGISGGMKEIFGR; from the coding sequence GTGTTATTAGGTGGAAATGAAACTACAAAAAAGATTGATAGTTTTGCGATTAATGAGTTGAAAATACCGAGTATAGTGCTTATGGAAAATGCAGCGATTTCTTTTGTAAAACATATTGATGAAAACGAGGACAATTTTCTTATTATTTGTGGAAAAGGGAATAATGGTGGCGACGGTTATGCGATTGCACGACAATTATTTTCAAAAGGGAAGAAAGTAAAGATTTTTTGTATAAGTGATGAGAACATGAGTAATGATTGTTTTGTAAATTATGAAATTTGTAAAAATTCTGGAATTGAGATTTTCTATAATTTGGAGGAGCTTGAAAAATTATTCGTAGAATGTGATGTTGTTATTGAAGGAATTTTTGGAACAGGGTTGAATTCTGAGATAAGAGGCGTTTACAAAGATGTGATTTTGAAAATAAATGAAAATTGTAAAAAGAAAAAAGTTTATTCGATTGATATTCCGTCGGGAATTAATGGAGATACTGGGGATATTATGGGGATTTCGGTAAATGCAGACGTTACTATTTCTTTTGTGACTTACAAAAAGGGATTTTTGAATCCTGTAGCGAAAAAATATTTAGGTGAAGTAATTGTTGAAAATATTGGCTTGAATGAAGGGAATATTATTCAGCTTGTGAATGAGTATTATTTGACTGGAGAAATGATTAAATCTTTTCATGTTGAAAGAGATGAAAATTCTCATAAGGGTGATTTTGGGAAAGTGTTGATTTATGCTGGAAGTAGTGGATTTTATGGAGCTGGGAATCTTGTGACAAAATCTTGTGTGAGAAGTGGAACAGGATTAACGACTTTGATTACAGATAAGAATAATTTTTCGTTGAATGTGTTTGTTCCAGAAGCTATGAGTTTTCCGATAAATTTTGAAAATATAGAAGAAAGTTTTGAAAAATTAGAAAATGAAATCTTAAATAGTGATGTTATTGCGATTGGACCTGGAATTGGAAAAAAACAAAAATCACTTGAGATTTTAAAAAAATTAATTAGTATTGAGAAAAATAAAAAAGGTAATAAAATTCGTCTTGTTTTGGATGCAGATGCGTTGAATTTATTGTCAGAAAATCAAGAATTGTTTGAAAAAATACAGAATAGAAGTATTTTAACGCCACACATAATTGAATTTTCAAGATTAACAGGTTTTTCGTCAAATGAAATTTTGGAAAATAGATTTCAAAAAGCAGTTGATTTTGCGAAAAAATATAAAATTGTATTGCTTTTAAAGGGGAAAAATACGATTGTAACTGATGGAGAACAACTATTTGTAAATAGTACTGGAAACTCGCATATGGCAAACGGTGGCATGGGAGACTGTTTAACAGGAATTATAGCTTCATTTGCTGGTCAAAAGTATGATTTGTTACATTCTGCCTTGATAGGTGCTTATTTGCATGGATTTATTGGAGATAAATTATTGAAAGAGCAGTATGTTGTTAATGCTACACATATTATTGAAGGAATTTCTGGAGGAATGAAAGAAATTTTTGGAAGATAA